A portion of the Trichomycterus rosablanca isolate fTriRos1 chromosome 17, fTriRos1.hap1, whole genome shotgun sequence genome contains these proteins:
- the zgc:113223 gene encoding tetraspanin-33 has protein sequence MKAYKGIKYTLFACCYIFWVASGVLITVGIYAKVAKENDVVDTLATDPALLLLTVGSLMCIITFLGCFGALRDVIILLKMFLGILLVVLILQMAAAVLGFLFSEMVLQRADSLMKKAIVQYREDMDLENIIDFVQKKFMCCGVDYYSDWSQNEYFNCSEKNPSLEACGVPFSCCVRNPNETVFNTMCGFETQRKKESSIKEHVHINGCLDKIVVWGQQNLLLIGGISISLLCLEIFMIVLAAAQLDQIQKVQQKRKKPSVRPNRT, from the exons ATGAAAGCTTACAAAGGCATTAAATATACCCTGTTTGCATGCTGCTACATATTCTGG GTGGCCAGCGGTGTCTTGATTACTGTGGGCATCTACGCCAAAGTGGCCAAGGAAAATG ATGTAGTGGATACTTTAGCAACAGATCCGGCTCTCCTGTTGCTCACTGTAGGTTCCCTCATGTGCATTATAACATTTCTCGGATGTTTTGGAGCACTGCGTGATGTTATTATACTACTAAAAATG tttttagGAATTTTACTAGTCGTCCTGATTCTACAAATGGCTGCTGCAGTCTTGGGCTTTCTCTTCTCAGAAATG GTTTTACAAAGGGCAGATTCGCTAATGAAGAAAGCAATTGTACAGTATCGAGAGGATATGGACTTAGAAAACATCATCGACTTTGTGcagaaaaag tTCATGTGCTGTGGAGTGGATTACTATTCGGACTGGTCTCAGAATGAATATTTTAACTGCTCTGAGAAAAATCCAAGTCTAGAAGCTTGTGGTGTGCCTTTCTCTTGTTGTGTACGGAATCCGAATGAG ACTGTTTTTAATACCATGTGTGGATTTGAGACTCAGAGAAAAAAGGAATCCTCAATCAAGGAACACGTTCATATCAACGGTTGCCTGGACAAGATAGTTGTGTGGGGACAACAGAACCTTCTACTGATCGGAGGAATCAGCATCAGCTTACTTTGTCTTGAG ATATTTATGATTGTCCTGGCGGCTGCTCAGCTTGATCAAATCCAAAAAGTTCAACAGAAGAGGAAGAAACCAAGTGTTAGGCCAAACAGGACGtaa
- the reep6 gene encoding receptor expression-enhancing protein 6, which translates to MFSIFTKIKERVDSFLKEKNCVTDCLNKIEEKSGIKKRYVVIGAASATGLYLLFGYGASLICNLIGFVYPAFYSIKAIESPNKDDDTQWLTYWVVYGFFGVGEFFSDIFLSWFPFYYLCKCLFLLWCMAPISWNGSRVLYRRLIRPFFLRHEATVDNMVCDLSGKAMTAAETATREVLQTLVRNRTIHPTETTTRELPSSTPNEPSVD; encoded by the exons ATGTTCTCAATTTTTACAAAGATAAAAGAGCGTGTTGATAGCTTTCTAAAGGAGAAGAACTGTGTAACCGATTGCCTCAACAAAATCGAAGAGAAAAGTGGAATTAAGAAGCGATATGTTGTAATTG GAGCGGCCTCTGCAACAGGACTGTATTTATTGTTTGGATATGGAGCCTCCCTGATCTGCAACTTAATCGGCTTTGTTTATCCTGCATTTTATTC TATTAAAGCGATTGAAAGTCCAAACAAAGACGATGACACACAGTGGCTCACTTACTGGGTGGTGTATGGATTTTTTGGTGTGGGGGAATTCTTCTCAGACATCTTTCTCTCCTGGTTCCCTTTCTACTATCTGTGCAAA TGCCTGTTTTTGTTGTGGTGCATGGCTCCAATCTCCTGGAACGGCTCTCGGGTGCTGTACAGGCGCTTGATCAGGCCTTTCTTCCTCCGACATGAAGCCACCGTAGACAACATGGTTTGTGATCTGAGCGGAAAAGCTATGACAGCTGCAGAAACTGCCACAAGAGAGG TTCTTCAAACTCTGGTAAGAAACAGGACGATTCACCCCACTGAGACGACCACCAGAGAGCTTCCCAGTTCAACCCCT AATGAACCCAGTGTTGACTGA